The Haloarchaeobius amylolyticus genome window below encodes:
- a CDS encoding DUF7557 family protein, protein MPHTIELSDELKARLDDHLEEGETHQELIEELLNIYESTRFVQEGYSE, encoded by the coding sequence ATGCCCCACACCATCGAACTCTCCGACGAACTGAAAGCGCGCCTCGACGACCACCTCGAGGAGGGCGAGACCCACCAGGAGCTCATCGAGGAGCTGCTCAACATCTACGAGAGCACACGGTTCGTCCAGGAGGGGTACTCCGAGTAG
- a CDS encoding DUF2267 domain-containing protein has protein sequence MQFSEFLGQVQHRLSLPGEGEALRATRATLTTLGERLQAGEANDLAASLPMEIDRFLTAAEPGQRFDFAEFVTRVAERSDTEPQDAVYQAKQVVALVAESVAPGELAQVRGQLPDDYDPLFEFVEQEPPSA, from the coding sequence ATGCAGTTCAGCGAGTTCCTCGGACAGGTACAGCATCGACTCTCACTCCCGGGCGAGGGCGAGGCGCTCCGGGCGACGCGGGCGACGCTCACCACGCTCGGCGAGCGCCTGCAGGCCGGCGAGGCGAACGACCTCGCCGCCTCGCTCCCGATGGAGATCGACCGCTTCCTGACGGCGGCCGAGCCGGGCCAGCGCTTCGACTTCGCGGAGTTCGTGACGCGGGTCGCCGAGCGCAGCGACACCGAGCCACAGGACGCCGTCTACCAGGCGAAGCAGGTCGTCGCGCTGGTGGCCGAGTCGGTCGCGCCCGGCGAACTGGCACAGGTCCGCGGCCAGCTCCCCGACGACTACGACCCGCTGTTCGAGTTCGTCGAACAGGAGCCGCCGAGCGCCTGA
- the cofH gene encoding 7,8-didemethyl-8-hydroxy-5-deazariboflavin synthase subunit CofH yields the protein MTNRGTSAADLPSDGFDFAHVPETDQSFENALATARDGERLTVADGIELITTGTDVDGIDPVRKEKVLQAADERRQDVVGEEVTFVANLNNNVTTACNTGCLFCNFKDTAHTFEEDYDGPTGGFTKTPAESRQVVADAVDRGIYEVTSVSGLHPAFALDAEHHEILRQSDWKETNYKPPERYRTDPGTYVEQMRAMSVDDVHLHSMTPEEAYHARRGTDWSYEDVYRKLKDAGLDSVPGTAAEILVDEVREVICPGKIGTDDWLEAMEAAANVGLGLTATIMYGHVDNAAHRVMHLKELRDLQERVDGAITEFVPLSFVHENTPLYEHGVVTEGASRAEDELMIAVGRLFLDNIEHVQSSWVKYGDEHGMKMLNCGADDFMGTILSEEITKRAGGQYGEFRTFDRYVEMVRAIGRVPVERSTDYEQRRVIEGDGPFGPELGPQADGSPLLAPGELPETAGDVASADD from the coding sequence ATGACCAACCGGGGAACCTCTGCGGCCGACCTCCCGTCGGACGGGTTCGACTTCGCCCACGTGCCCGAGACGGACCAGTCGTTCGAGAACGCGCTGGCGACGGCCCGCGACGGCGAGCGACTGACGGTCGCAGACGGTATCGAACTCATCACGACGGGGACCGACGTCGACGGCATCGACCCGGTCCGCAAGGAGAAGGTCCTGCAGGCCGCCGACGAGCGCCGGCAGGACGTGGTCGGGGAGGAGGTCACCTTCGTCGCGAACCTGAACAACAACGTCACGACGGCCTGCAACACCGGCTGCCTGTTCTGCAACTTCAAGGACACTGCCCACACCTTCGAGGAGGACTACGACGGCCCGACCGGCGGCTTCACGAAGACGCCCGCCGAGTCCAGACAGGTCGTCGCGGACGCGGTCGACCGCGGCATCTACGAGGTCACCTCCGTCTCCGGCCTCCACCCGGCGTTCGCCCTCGACGCGGAGCACCACGAGATACTCCGCCAGTCGGACTGGAAAGAGACGAACTACAAGCCGCCCGAGCGCTACCGCACCGACCCCGGCACCTACGTCGAGCAGATGCGGGCCATGTCGGTCGACGACGTGCACCTGCACTCGATGACGCCGGAGGAGGCCTACCACGCCAGGCGCGGGACGGACTGGAGCTACGAGGACGTGTACCGGAAGCTCAAGGACGCAGGGCTCGACTCGGTGCCGGGAACCGCCGCCGAGATACTGGTCGACGAGGTGCGCGAGGTCATCTGCCCCGGGAAGATCGGCACCGACGACTGGCTGGAGGCGATGGAGGCCGCCGCCAACGTCGGCCTCGGGCTCACCGCGACCATCATGTACGGCCACGTCGACAACGCGGCCCACCGCGTCATGCACCTGAAGGAACTGCGCGACCTCCAGGAGCGCGTCGACGGCGCCATCACCGAGTTCGTCCCGCTCTCGTTCGTCCACGAGAACACGCCCCTGTACGAACACGGCGTCGTCACCGAGGGGGCGAGCCGGGCCGAGGACGAACTGATGATCGCGGTCGGGCGCCTCTTCCTCGACAACATCGAACACGTCCAGTCCTCGTGGGTGAAGTACGGCGACGAGCACGGGATGAAGATGCTCAACTGCGGCGCCGACGACTTCATGGGCACCATCCTCTCCGAGGAGATAACCAAGCGCGCCGGCGGCCAGTACGGCGAGTTCCGCACCTTCGACCGCTACGTCGAGATGGTCCGCGCCATCGGGCGGGTCCCGGTCGAGCGCTCGACCGACTACGAGCAGCGCCGCGTCATCGAGGGTGACGGCCCCTTCGGCCCCGAACTCGGGCCGCAGGCCGACGGGAGTCCCCTGCTCGCACCCGGCGAACTCCCCGAGACGGCCGGCGACGTGGCGAGTGCAGACGACTGA
- a CDS encoding phosphoribosylaminoimidazolesuccinocarboxamide synthase, which yields MTSVKEFRIEEPASADELGLGAFVFTDDYSVFDWGKMPDQIPQKGASLCSMGAFNFELLEEEGVPTHYRGVVEDGEIIPLREASRPPWEMAIDLTQVPDLPHEGRDYDYDAFHAEAGENYLVPLEIVFRNRVPVGSSLRDRSDPADHGLDLESWPDEPVDLDEPIVEFSTKYEESDRYLTRAEADEIAGVADIEALESVAREVNRIVTEQADAGGLTHEDGKIECLYFDGEVRVADVVGTFDENRFSYEGTQISKEVIRQYHKRTQPEWVEAVGEAKARAKAENIADWRELCEVQPEHLDEDVLQVASDMYTAGANAYTGLELFDAPPIDSAIGAVRRL from the coding sequence GTGACGTCCGTCAAGGAGTTCCGCATCGAGGAGCCGGCGTCGGCCGACGAACTCGGCCTCGGCGCGTTCGTCTTCACCGACGACTACTCCGTCTTCGACTGGGGCAAGATGCCCGACCAGATCCCACAGAAGGGCGCCTCGCTCTGTTCGATGGGCGCGTTCAACTTCGAACTGCTCGAGGAGGAGGGCGTCCCGACGCACTACCGCGGCGTCGTCGAGGACGGCGAGATAATCCCCCTGCGCGAGGCCTCGCGCCCGCCGTGGGAGATGGCCATCGACCTCACGCAGGTCCCCGACCTGCCCCACGAGGGCCGGGACTACGACTACGACGCGTTCCACGCCGAGGCGGGCGAGAACTACCTCGTCCCGCTGGAGATCGTCTTCCGGAACCGCGTCCCCGTCGGCTCCAGCCTGCGCGACCGGAGCGACCCGGCCGACCACGGCCTCGACCTCGAGAGCTGGCCGGACGAGCCCGTCGACCTCGACGAGCCCATCGTCGAGTTCTCCACGAAGTACGAGGAGTCCGACCGCTACCTCACCCGCGCGGAGGCCGACGAGATCGCCGGCGTCGCCGACATCGAGGCCCTCGAATCGGTCGCGCGCGAGGTCAACCGCATCGTCACGGAGCAGGCCGACGCCGGCGGCCTCACCCACGAGGACGGGAAGATAGAGTGCCTCTACTTCGACGGCGAGGTCCGCGTCGCCGACGTGGTCGGCACCTTCGACGAGAACCGCTTCAGCTACGAGGGCACCCAGATATCCAAGGAGGTCATCCGCCAGTACCACAAGCGCACCCAGCCCGAGTGGGTCGAAGCCGTGGGCGAGGCGAAGGCGCGGGCGAAGGCCGAGAACATCGCGGACTGGCGTGAACTCTGTGAGGTCCAGCCCGAGCACCTCGACGAGGACGTGCTGCAGGTCGCCAGCGACATGTACACCGCGGGCGCGAACGCCTACACCGGGCTGGAACTGTTCGACGCGCCGCCCATCGACTCGGCCATCGGGGCCGTCCGCCGGCTCTGA
- a CDS encoding DEAD/DEAH box helicase family protein: MTADESDTSPPEDESPPAEEPADGEEPTDGSDDLPVNRFYDALEAHGQPVITATQLARKLDTTQERALRALEQLERRGDVAHQSVETDPTVWYATDWAEMVDRERVVFFPNRRRLVVDQPTQFTRAQCSQFAHLVDTTRSGGYLYEIRQEDIWQAPYDDFEKLMRTIRQVIPERSPHFEEWVEDQWKRANQFVLATHEEGYTVLEAASENLMGNVARQKLDETHLRAPIDDTTSWVADEKVAEIKRILYEAGYPVRDERDLETGDELPVELLLTLRDYQQTWVDRFAEQKAGIMVGPPGSGKTVAAMGAMAAVQGETLILVPSRELASQWREELQTHTTLTADQIGEYHGGEKQIRPVTIATYQTAGMDRHRQLFDQRRWGLIIYDEVHHVPSRVFRRSADLQSRHRLGLTATPVREDDREEDIFTLIGPPIGTDWDALFEAGYVQEPEVYIHYVPWADDDAKNEHSSADPGHEKRMLASMNPAKVEETRHLLEKHPEKKALVFVEYLDQGELLAEALDAPFISGEMRHSERRRLLDEFRRGERRVLVISRVGDEGIDLPDAELAIVASGLGGSRRQGAQRAGRTMRPEGNALMYVLATRGTTEEDFAQRQLRHLASKGVKVRDGPAEAVE; encoded by the coding sequence GTGACAGCCGACGAGTCCGACACATCCCCGCCCGAGGACGAGTCTCCGCCGGCCGAGGAGCCAGCGGACGGAGAGGAACCGACCGACGGGTCGGACGACCTGCCGGTGAACCGGTTCTACGACGCCCTCGAGGCCCACGGCCAGCCGGTCATCACGGCGACCCAGCTCGCCCGCAAGCTCGACACCACCCAGGAGCGTGCCCTGCGGGCGCTCGAACAGCTGGAGCGCCGGGGCGACGTGGCCCACCAGTCGGTCGAGACGGACCCGACGGTGTGGTACGCGACCGACTGGGCCGAGATGGTCGACCGCGAGCGCGTCGTCTTCTTCCCGAACCGCCGCCGGCTCGTCGTGGACCAGCCGACGCAGTTCACCCGGGCGCAGTGCTCGCAGTTCGCCCACCTCGTCGACACGACGCGGTCCGGTGGGTACCTCTACGAGATCCGCCAGGAGGACATCTGGCAGGCCCCCTACGACGACTTCGAGAAGCTCATGCGGACCATCCGGCAGGTCATCCCGGAGCGGTCCCCCCACTTCGAGGAGTGGGTCGAGGACCAGTGGAAGCGCGCGAACCAGTTCGTGCTCGCGACCCACGAGGAGGGCTACACCGTCCTCGAAGCCGCCAGTGAGAACCTGATGGGCAACGTCGCCCGCCAGAAGCTCGACGAGACCCACCTCCGGGCGCCCATCGACGACACGACCTCGTGGGTGGCCGACGAGAAGGTCGCCGAGATCAAGCGCATCCTGTACGAGGCGGGCTACCCCGTCAGGGACGAGCGCGACCTGGAGACCGGCGACGAGTTGCCCGTCGAGTTGCTGCTGACGTTGCGGGACTACCAGCAGACCTGGGTCGACCGCTTCGCAGAGCAGAAGGCCGGCATCATGGTCGGGCCGCCCGGTAGCGGGAAGACGGTCGCCGCGATGGGCGCGATGGCGGCGGTGCAGGGCGAGACCCTCATCCTCGTCCCCTCGCGCGAACTCGCCAGCCAGTGGCGCGAGGAGCTACAGACCCACACCACCCTGACCGCGGACCAGATCGGCGAGTACCACGGCGGCGAGAAGCAGATCCGCCCCGTGACCATCGCGACCTACCAGACGGCCGGGATGGACCGCCACCGCCAGCTGTTCGACCAGCGCCGGTGGGGGCTCATCATCTACGACGAGGTGCACCACGTCCCGAGCCGGGTGTTCCGGCGCTCGGCGGACCTCCAGTCCCGGCATCGCCTCGGGCTGACCGCGACCCCGGTCCGCGAGGACGACAGGGAGGAGGACATCTTCACGCTCATCGGCCCGCCCATCGGCACCGACTGGGACGCCCTGTTCGAGGCGGGCTACGTGCAGGAACCCGAGGTGTACATCCACTACGTCCCGTGGGCCGACGACGACGCCAAGAACGAGCATTCGAGCGCCGACCCCGGCCACGAGAAGCGCATGCTGGCGTCGATGAACCCCGCGAAGGTCGAGGAGACGCGCCACCTGCTCGAGAAGCATCCCGAGAAGAAGGCGCTCGTCTTCGTGGAGTACCTCGACCAGGGCGAACTGCTCGCGGAGGCGCTGGACGCCCCGTTCATCTCCGGCGAGATGCGCCACTCCGAGCGCCGCAGACTGCTCGACGAGTTCCGCCGGGGCGAGCGTCGTGTGCTCGTCATCTCCCGGGTCGGCGACGAGGGCATCGACCTGCCCGACGCCGAGTTGGCCATCGTCGCCTCCGGGCTGGGCGGGTCGCGCCGGCAGGGTGCCCAGCGCGCCGGCCGGACCATGCGCCCCGAGGGCAACGCCCTGATGTACGTGCTGGCGACCCGGGGCACCACCGAGGAGGACTTCGCCCAGCGCCAGCTCCGCCACCTCGCCTCGAAGGGCGTGAAGGTCCGAGACGGCCCGGCCGAGGCCGTGGAATAA
- a CDS encoding DUF7576 family protein, with protein MVDPTSDLGDVDPDEAPACAVCGAAVTGDEHRVRSWVEDGNVEHRHFCDDDCLDEWDGADE; from the coding sequence ATGGTTGACCCGACTTCAGATCTGGGCGACGTCGACCCCGACGAGGCGCCCGCCTGTGCGGTCTGCGGTGCGGCGGTGACCGGGGACGAACATCGCGTGCGCTCGTGGGTCGAGGATGGCAACGTCGAACACCGACACTTCTGCGACGACGACTGTCTCGACGAGTGGGACGGCGCGGACGAGTGA
- a CDS encoding molybdenum cofactor guanylyltransferase, with amino-acid sequence MTGSRDDAPARGAVVLAGGHSTRFGGPDKALAELDGVAMVRHVVDRLAAVVDSVVVPCREPQVAGIRRALVGSPVETAVVVDDVPDRGPVGGLLTGVRATDAPMVAVAGCDMPRLDPEFVDWLFAESAGATGAVPVFDGERQPLCAVYRSTVTGATCLRSLAAGKRRLRDVVASVGPAVVPEETVRDRTTAATFENVNSQADLTVVEGQVTAD; translated from the coding sequence GTGACGGGGTCCCGAGACGACGCCCCGGCCCGCGGCGCGGTCGTCCTCGCGGGCGGTCACTCGACCCGCTTCGGCGGCCCCGACAAGGCGCTGGCCGAACTGGACGGGGTGGCGATGGTCCGCCACGTCGTCGACCGGCTCGCGGCAGTGGTGGATTCGGTCGTGGTGCCCTGTCGCGAGCCACAGGTCGCCGGCATCCGGCGGGCACTGGTAGGTTCTCCTGTCGAGACGGCGGTCGTGGTCGACGACGTGCCCGACCGGGGGCCGGTCGGGGGGCTGCTGACCGGGGTCCGGGCCACGGACGCACCGATGGTCGCGGTCGCGGGCTGTGACATGCCGCGGCTGGACCCGGAGTTCGTGGACTGGCTGTTCGCCGAGTCGGCGGGTGCGACGGGCGCCGTGCCGGTGTTCGACGGCGAGCGACAACCACTCTGTGCTGTCTACCGGTCCACGGTCACCGGGGCGACGTGTCTGCGGTCGCTCGCGGCCGGCAAGCGGCGCCTGCGCGACGTGGTCGCAAGCGTGGGCCCGGCAGTGGTCCCCGAGGAGACGGTGCGCGACCGGACGACGGCGGCGACGTTCGAGAACGTGAACTCGCAGGCCGACCTGACGGTCGTAGAAGGGCAGGTCACGGCGGACTGA
- a CDS encoding MFS transporter, whose product MISRKVEQLLIATLGFFTAFLLWFSTAAFSPSIGQAFSLSMAELGLLASSAIWLAPPGRVAAGWAADRLGAHNVFAIILGYAGVVSIMSAFASSYEVLFVQRLVVASAGISFVVGIQHVAQWFDEHEIGTAEGLYAGTGNVGAGVGALLLPRIYGTNYTDAFLHLGVAALVVAVVYKWRGEPARDAATAEVAKQNTSFGDTMYVWTRYAAIALMLAYAMTFGLEIAMNSWLPSYYTEGFGSSIRDLGFTDVAAIQTAAGTFAAVQSFNASLFRPFSGYMSDLWQRKDWTPYPVLSTEQAYAPRVHWLLTALLLVTLMMLLLTVVGLAGLLPASVVVLAMFGIAVSFGTGGVFAIVPLMFPDRPGTASGFIGGISTSGGIVYPLVFGFVPNIHMGYAAVALVFFVPIVLFYLWAMRSGSGVEAHGIGTRERWLDDGAGSATAAPGGDD is encoded by the coding sequence ATGATATCCCGCAAGGTCGAGCAACTGCTCATCGCGACGCTCGGCTTCTTCACCGCGTTCCTGCTGTGGTTCTCGACCGCCGCGTTCAGCCCGAGCATCGGGCAGGCGTTCTCGCTCAGCATGGCCGAACTGGGGCTGCTGGCGAGTTCGGCCATCTGGCTCGCGCCGCCGGGCCGGGTCGCCGCCGGCTGGGCGGCCGACCGCCTCGGCGCGCACAACGTCTTCGCCATCATCCTCGGCTACGCTGGCGTCGTGAGCATCATGTCGGCGTTCGCGAGCAGCTACGAGGTGCTGTTCGTCCAGCGGCTCGTCGTCGCCTCCGCCGGCATCAGTTTCGTCGTCGGCATCCAGCACGTCGCCCAGTGGTTCGACGAGCACGAGATAGGGACTGCCGAGGGCCTCTACGCCGGGACCGGGAACGTCGGTGCCGGCGTCGGTGCACTCCTGCTCCCGCGCATCTACGGGACCAACTACACCGACGCGTTCCTGCATCTCGGTGTCGCCGCCCTCGTGGTCGCGGTCGTCTACAAGTGGCGCGGCGAACCCGCCAGGGACGCCGCGACCGCCGAGGTCGCGAAGCAGAACACCTCGTTCGGGGACACGATGTACGTCTGGACGCGCTACGCCGCCATCGCGCTGATGCTGGCGTACGCGATGACGTTCGGGCTGGAGATCGCGATGAACTCCTGGCTCCCGAGCTACTACACCGAGGGCTTCGGGTCGTCAATCCGTGACCTCGGGTTCACCGACGTGGCGGCCATCCAGACCGCCGCCGGGACGTTCGCGGCGGTCCAGTCGTTCAACGCGTCGCTGTTCCGGCCGTTCTCGGGCTACATGTCCGACCTCTGGCAGCGCAAGGACTGGACGCCGTACCCGGTCCTCTCGACCGAGCAGGCGTACGCGCCCCGGGTCCACTGGCTGCTGACGGCGCTGTTGCTGGTCACGCTGATGATGCTACTCCTGACGGTCGTCGGCCTCGCCGGCCTGCTGCCGGCGTCGGTCGTCGTCCTCGCGATGTTCGGCATCGCGGTGAGCTTCGGGACCGGCGGCGTCTTCGCCATCGTCCCGCTCATGTTCCCGGACCGTCCCGGGACCGCCTCGGGCTTCATCGGTGGCATCTCCACGTCCGGCGGCATCGTCTACCCGCTGGTGTTCGGGTTCGTCCCGAACATCCACATGGGCTACGCGGCCGTCGCGCTGGTGTTCTTCGTGCCCATCGTCCTGTTCTACCTGTGGGCGATGCGGAGCGGGAGCGGCGTCGAGGCCCACGGTATCGGGACGCGTGAACGCTGGCTCGACGACGGGGCCGGCAGTGCGACGGCCGCCCCAGGGGGTGATGACTGA